Proteins encoded within one genomic window of Spirulina major PCC 6313:
- a CDS encoding PAS domain S-box protein: protein MVTDDTPANLRLLTGILVKHGYQVRAARSGAAALMAVQAKQPDLILLDIMMPEMDGFSVCEHLKADPNTCHIPVIFISALDHPADKARAFQVGGIDYIPKPFHREEVLLRVSHHLGLRRAQDALRASETRFRLIFENAGVGIFVAQPDGKILKTNQTFQRFLGYQSSQLYQMSCLDCLGEADRAMTLEKLQQISQGGLAHYETEQRYRRSDGQWIWGRMTLCGAVQDQAVQFVFGMVENIDAQKQAQEALLASEREMRAIFQAMTDLVLIRDRDGRCRKIAPTQAINTLATTHLLGKTLDEMMPMNADRLKQAIQTTLDQQQMTKVEYEYSHDHQPLWFDARLFPLTEDTVVWVARDVTEDRLIAKKLQQSEQEIRSIFEAMTDLVLVVDVERQQVQVMPTNYGRLFENSAEVIAATFNQFFESDAPTFWQPIQQVLSEKLTFNFEYCLRLPEGTVWFAANISPLPNQSVIWVARDISDRIRAERDLQSLAAELEQRVIERTTQLRKVNTNLRAEISDRIQAEANLAKSEARFRLAVDNIPNMFVIYDRHLRYRFVNTQALQTLKRRREDMIGRTDREIFPDIITQAYVPLLEQAVDCRQVQGAECTLEIPQQSRLTFNVTYVPLLSSTGEIEQILGIAHDVTKQKRSERVIRQAKEQLQAVLDAVPGFVSWIGMLAPSEANSPSELYYLGANHQLASAFEMQPQDFTGQPLGFLASGDAFEQMLRDLFRSPEQTQSRVISMDMKDHERRHYLVVAQKYQQNQAAVSVGIDITARMKAETQLKHAYGRSQLLSELTLKIRQSLDLDEILQTAVWEVHQILQTDRVAILQCDADHQCRVIKESVGDNIGALGLESRSRSPQGIDTPYLAIDDTEQYAGDPQQILTFGTHPVRSQFLMPIFIQQRLWGGILVQQCQVPHHWESDEIDLLTALADQLGIAVSQAEFLNHLEERVAERTAELQLEIAERTKAEIALRESEAQLHRVIQSNAYGIVVCDRNGQINFANAAATELFGRPAADLLNFDLGIPIPSGDRSEICLIHPQGQQCVVEMRSVEINWYGHTAYLLSLMDITERKAIEQMKDEFISIASHELRTPLTSIRGSLGLLATGRLGELSGKGQKMLEIAVNNTDRLTRLLNDILDLERIESGRIKLLRRRCDALELMQQAAQAMVSMAEQQSLTLCLECNQNAFARYPLPNDSEPLHSTFPVYIWVDSDQILQTLTNLISNAIKFSERDRTIWINLVPHPDQVVFSVTDQGRGIPPDKCEAIFGRFQQVDASDSREKGGTGLGLPICREIIHRHGGEIWVESILGVGSTFYFSIPLKPESP from the coding sequence TTGGTCACAGATGATACACCTGCCAATCTCCGACTGTTAACCGGAATTTTGGTGAAACATGGGTATCAAGTCCGAGCGGCTCGGAGTGGCGCGGCGGCCTTGATGGCGGTGCAAGCGAAGCAACCGGATCTGATTTTACTCGATATCATGATGCCGGAAATGGATGGCTTTTCGGTCTGCGAGCATTTAAAGGCAGACCCGAATACTTGCCATATTCCGGTGATTTTCATTAGTGCGTTGGATCATCCGGCGGATAAGGCGCGGGCGTTTCAAGTGGGGGGCATTGACTATATTCCGAAGCCGTTTCATCGCGAAGAGGTGTTGTTGCGGGTGAGTCATCATTTGGGGTTACGGCGGGCGCAGGATGCGTTGCGGGCTAGTGAAACTCGATTTCGGCTGATTTTTGAGAATGCGGGGGTGGGCATTTTTGTGGCTCAACCCGATGGCAAGATTCTCAAGACCAATCAAACGTTTCAGCGCTTTCTCGGCTATCAAAGCTCTCAGCTTTACCAAATGTCTTGTCTGGATTGTCTGGGTGAGGCGGATCGGGCTATGACGCTGGAGAAGTTGCAGCAGATTTCGCAGGGGGGGTTGGCGCATTACGAGACGGAGCAGCGGTATCGTCGTTCGGATGGTCAATGGATTTGGGGGCGGATGACGTTGTGTGGGGCGGTGCAGGATCAGGCGGTGCAGTTTGTGTTTGGGATGGTGGAGAATATTGATGCCCAAAAGCAGGCGCAGGAGGCGTTGCTGGCATCGGAACGGGAGATGCGGGCGATTTTTCAGGCGATGACGGATTTGGTGTTGATTCGCGATCGCGATGGCCGTTGTCGCAAAATTGCCCCGACCCAGGCGATTAACACGCTGGCGACGACGCATCTGTTGGGTAAGACCTTGGATGAGATGATGCCGATGAATGCCGATCGCTTAAAGCAGGCGATCCAAACCACGTTGGATCAACAGCAGATGACGAAGGTGGAATATGAATATAGCCATGATCATCAGCCGCTGTGGTTTGATGCGCGTCTCTTTCCACTGACGGAGGATACGGTGGTGTGGGTGGCGCGGGATGTGACGGAAGACCGTCTGATTGCGAAGAAGTTGCAGCAAAGTGAGCAAGAGATTCGCAGTATTTTTGAGGCGATGACGGATCTGGTGCTGGTGGTGGATGTGGAGCGTCAGCAGGTGCAGGTGATGCCGACGAACTATGGTCGCTTGTTTGAGAATAGTGCTGAGGTGATTGCGGCGACGTTTAATCAGTTTTTTGAGTCCGATGCTCCGACGTTTTGGCAGCCGATTCAACAGGTGTTGTCTGAGAAGTTGACGTTTAATTTTGAGTATTGCTTGCGGTTGCCGGAGGGGACGGTGTGGTTTGCGGCGAATATTTCGCCGCTGCCGAATCAGTCGGTGATCTGGGTGGCGCGGGATATTAGCGATCGCATCCGGGCCGAACGCGATTTGCAAAGTTTGGCGGCGGAGTTGGAACAACGGGTGATCGAGCGCACGACCCAGTTACGGAAGGTGAATACGAATTTGCGGGCGGAAATTAGCGATCGCATTCAAGCCGAAGCAAACCTCGCCAAGTCCGAAGCCCGGTTCCGTCTCGCCGTAGACAACATTCCCAACATGTTTGTGATCTACGATCGCCACCTCCGCTATCGCTTCGTCAACACCCAAGCCCTGCAAACTCTCAAACGTCGCCGGGAAGACATGATTGGGCGCACCGATCGCGAAATTTTCCCGGACATCATTACCCAAGCCTATGTGCCCTTGCTGGAACAAGCGGTGGACTGTCGCCAAGTGCAAGGGGCAGAATGCACCCTCGAAATTCCCCAACAGAGTCGTTTAACTTTTAATGTCACCTATGTGCCCCTGCTCAGTAGTACCGGTGAGATTGAACAAATTTTAGGCATTGCCCATGATGTCACGAAGCAAAAGCGATCGGAGCGGGTCATTCGTCAGGCTAAAGAACAACTCCAGGCGGTGCTGGATGCCGTGCCGGGGTTTGTGTCTTGGATTGGGATGCTGGCTCCCAGCGAGGCAAACAGCCCATCCGAACTGTACTACCTAGGGGCCAATCATCAATTGGCCAGTGCGTTTGAGATGCAGCCCCAGGACTTTACGGGGCAGCCGCTGGGGTTCTTAGCGTCTGGCGATGCCTTTGAACAGATGTTACGGGATCTGTTTCGGTCACCGGAGCAGACTCAATCCCGCGTCATCTCCATGGATATGAAGGATCACGAACGGCGGCATTACTTGGTGGTGGCCCAAAAGTATCAACAGAATCAGGCGGCGGTGTCGGTGGGCATTGACATTACGGCTCGGATGAAGGCGGAAACGCAGTTAAAACATGCCTATGGGCGATCGCAACTCCTCTCCGAACTGACCCTCAAAATCCGCCAGTCCCTCGACTTGGACGAAATTCTCCAAACCGCTGTTTGGGAAGTGCATCAAATCTTGCAAACCGATCGCGTTGCCATTTTGCAATGCGATGCGGATCATCAATGTCGCGTCATTAAAGAATCCGTGGGCGACAACATTGGGGCGCTGGGGTTGGAATCGCGATCGCGATCGCCCCAGGGCATCGATACCCCCTACCTAGCGATTGATGACACCGAACAGTACGCCGGCGATCCCCAGCAGATTCTGACCTTTGGCACCCATCCGGTGCGATCGCAATTCTTGATGCCCATTTTTATCCAACAACGGTTGTGGGGCGGGATTCTCGTCCAGCAATGCCAAGTTCCCCACCATTGGGAATCCGACGAAATCGACTTGCTCACCGCCCTCGCTGATCAATTGGGGATTGCGGTGTCCCAAGCGGAGTTTCTCAATCACCTCGAAGAACGAGTGGCCGAACGCACGGCCGAATTGCAGCTTGAAATTGCCGAGCGCACCAAGGCTGAAATTGCCCTGCGGGAAAGTGAAGCGCAACTCCATCGCGTCATTCAAAGCAATGCCTACGGGATTGTGGTGTGCGATCGCAATGGGCAGATTAATTTTGCCAACGCGGCCGCCACCGAACTGTTTGGGCGACCGGCGGCAGACCTCCTCAATTTTGATCTCGGCATTCCGATTCCCAGCGGCGATCGCAGTGAAATCTGCCTGATCCATCCCCAAGGGCAGCAATGTGTGGTGGAAATGCGATCGGTGGAGATCAATTGGTATGGCCACACCGCCTATCTCCTCTCCCTGATGGACATCACCGAACGCAAAGCCATTGAACAGATGAAAGATGAATTCATCTCCATCGCCAGCCATGAACTGCGCACCCCCCTCACCTCGATCCGAGGTTCCCTCGGTCTCCTCGCCACCGGGCGTTTAGGGGAACTGTCCGGTAAAGGCCAAAAGATGCTAGAGATCGCCGTCAACAACACCGATCGCCTCACCCGTCTGCTCAACGACATTCTCGACCTCGAACGCATTGAGTCCGGGCGGATTAAACTCCTGCGGCGGCGTTGTGATGCCCTCGAACTGATGCAGCAAGCGGCCCAAGCCATGGTCAGCATGGCCGAACAACAAAGCCTCACCCTCTGCCTCGAATGTAACCAAAATGCCTTTGCCCGCTATCCTCTCCCCAACGACAGCGAGCCGCTCCATTCCACCTTCCCGGTGTATATCTGGGTCGATTCGGATCAAATTCTGCAAACCCTCACTAACTTGATCAGTAATGCGATCAAGTTTTCAGAGCGCGATCGCACCATTTGGATCAACCTCGTCCCCCATCCCGACCAGGTGGTCTTTTCTGTCACAGACCAAGGGCGCGGCATCCCCCCCGACAAATGCGAGGCGATTTTCGGGCGGTTTCAGCAAGTGGATGCCTCAGACTCACGGGAAAAAGGCGGCACAGGCCTCGGCCTCCCGATCTGCCGGGAAATCATCCACCGTCACGGCGGCGAAATCTGGGTCGAAAGCATCCTGGGGGTGGGCAGTACCTTCTATTTCTCCATTCCCCTCAAACCCGAAAGTCCATAA
- the queF gene encoding preQ(1) synthase, which produces MTQTDSPRSAPEIKYGEREIEQGSLITFPNPRPGRRFTIQVSLPEFTCKCPFSGYPDFATIEVTYVPDQRVIELKAMKLYINSYRDRYISHEESVNQILDDFVAACDPLEMTIKGDFTPRGNVHTVIEVTHRK; this is translated from the coding sequence ATGACCCAAACCGATTCCCCCCGCTCCGCGCCTGAGATTAAATATGGTGAGCGCGAAATTGAACAAGGTTCCTTAATCACGTTTCCCAATCCCCGACCGGGTCGCCGGTTCACGATCCAGGTGTCCCTACCGGAATTTACCTGTAAATGTCCGTTTTCGGGCTATCCGGACTTTGCCACGATTGAGGTCACCTATGTACCGGATCAGCGGGTGATTGAATTGAAGGCGATGAAGCTCTATATCAACAGTTATCGCGATCGCTACATTTCCCACGAAGAAAGCGTCAATCAAATTTTGGATGATTTTGTCGCCGCCTGCGATCCCCTCGAAATGACGATTAAAGGCGATTTCACCCCCAGAGGCAACGTCCACACCGTGATTGAAGTGACCCACCGTAAATAA
- a CDS encoding phasin family protein yields MPGFGHLVQKAFYLGVGLASYAGEKAGTQFQELRKQAQLLADEMVKRGELQAEEAGKFVDDLIQQAQRPPVTDGTDPPPPPPSGPRPIEILDDEEDNPHDPQAEHLRQQVDALQAELRRLQNLD; encoded by the coding sequence ATGCCTGGTTTTGGTCATCTCGTTCAAAAAGCGTTTTATCTCGGTGTCGGTCTTGCCTCCTATGCAGGGGAAAAAGCCGGCACACAATTCCAAGAACTCCGCAAACAAGCCCAACTGCTCGCCGATGAGATGGTGAAGCGGGGCGAACTCCAAGCCGAAGAAGCGGGTAAGTTCGTCGATGATTTGATTCAGCAGGCCCAGCGGCCGCCGGTCACCGATGGCACCGATCCGCCGCCGCCGCCACCATCAGGGCCGCGCCCCATCGAAATCCTCGACGACGAAGAGGATAACCCCCATGACCCCCAAGCGGAACATCTCCGCCAACAGGTGGACGCTCTCCAAGCGGAATTGCGACGGCTGCAAAACCTCGATTAG
- a CDS encoding MBL fold metallo-hydrolase — MSEQQPRFKVKFWGVRGSIPCPGAETVRYGGNTPCVEMQVGGERLIFDGGTGLRVLGQSMLGQMPIEAHIFFTHTHWDHIQGFPFFTPAFVGGNRFHIYGAVAPNGATIKQRHHDQMLHPNFPVPIQVMQAELCFHDLDIGETFQLGEVAIANARLNHPGEAIGYRVMWEGLSVAYVTDTEHYPDRLDPSVLFLADHADVLIIDACYTDAEYHNPKSSKVGWGHSTWQEAVKVAKAAQVKQLIIFHHDPLHTDDFLDDIGAQIQAVFPGATLAQEGKTIELIPASI; from the coding sequence ATGTCCGAGCAACAACCACGATTCAAAGTTAAATTCTGGGGAGTGCGGGGCAGCATTCCCTGCCCAGGGGCTGAAACCGTGCGCTACGGCGGCAATACGCCCTGTGTGGAAATGCAAGTGGGGGGCGAGCGTCTGATTTTTGATGGGGGCACAGGGCTACGGGTGCTGGGACAATCCATGCTGGGTCAAATGCCCATAGAAGCTCATATTTTCTTCACCCATACCCACTGGGATCATATTCAGGGCTTTCCGTTCTTTACCCCGGCTTTTGTGGGGGGGAATCGGTTTCATATCTATGGGGCGGTGGCTCCCAATGGGGCGACGATTAAGCAACGCCACCATGATCAGATGCTCCATCCCAATTTCCCCGTGCCGATCCAGGTGATGCAGGCGGAATTGTGTTTCCATGATTTGGATATTGGCGAGACGTTTCAATTGGGGGAGGTGGCGATCGCTAATGCCCGCCTCAACCATCCCGGTGAAGCGATCGGCTATCGCGTCATGTGGGAAGGCCTCAGCGTCGCCTATGTCACCGACACCGAACATTATCCCGATCGCCTCGATCCCAGCGTGCTTTTCCTCGCCGATCATGCCGATGTGCTGATCATCGATGCCTGTTACACCGATGCGGAATACCACAATCCCAAGAGCAGCAAAGTCGGCTGGGGCCATTCCACCTGGCAAGAAGCGGTGAAAGTAGCCAAAGCCGCCCAGGTCAAGCAATTGATTATCTTCCACCATGATCCCCTCCATACCGATGATTTTCTCGATGACATCGGGGCCCAAATCCAAGCGGTGTTTCCCGGCGCAACCCTCGCCCAAGAAGGCAAAACCATCGAACTGATCCCCGCATCGATCTAA
- a CDS encoding ferritin-like domain-containing protein — translation MTEHERLAAALTEALQDEYKARATYRQILRRFGQVQPFVNILNAEERHIRALDPLFHRYQIPIPADPGPGQVTIPDSLAAACAEGVTAELENGAMYDRLLAMTQAYPDVQRVFRNLQRASQQNHLRAFQRGVARGMRSATTPVTDRPLICGGGRVMGEGCGAQSCWGSRRVSPVLAKGGGRRYHGGRG, via the coding sequence ATGACTGAGCATGAACGCCTTGCTGCGGCGCTCACGGAAGCATTGCAAGACGAATATAAAGCACGCGCCACCTATCGCCAGATTCTGCGCCGCTTTGGTCAAGTGCAACCTTTTGTCAATATTCTCAATGCAGAAGAGCGCCATATTCGCGCTCTTGATCCCCTCTTTCATCGTTACCAAATCCCGATTCCGGCTGATCCTGGGCCGGGTCAGGTGACGATTCCCGATTCCCTTGCCGCAGCCTGTGCCGAGGGTGTGACCGCAGAACTTGAAAATGGTGCGATGTATGACCGTTTACTGGCGATGACGCAAGCTTATCCCGATGTGCAGCGGGTGTTTCGCAACTTGCAGCGGGCCTCTCAACAGAATCACCTGCGGGCGTTTCAGCGGGGTGTGGCACGGGGGATGCGATCGGCCACTACCCCAGTGACGGATCGGCCGCTGATCTGTGGCGGGGGACGGGTTATGGGTGAAGGCTGTGGTGCTCAGAGTTGTTGGGGTTCAAGACGAGTCAGCCCTGTTTTGGCTAAGGGTGGCGGCCGTCGCTATCACGGCGGACGAGGGTGA
- a CDS encoding HMA2 domain-containing protein translates to MTDTAAAISAPTPETTVASRIGAWLDTYSEIAMILPVVAGLLTTNQLRLRGAQALLVNLLIAAIVRQGVGQLREQAQATPPPTPPHPATDAAGEDGAIASNDYVIVHAVPGRIRLRIPRLRGDRLYAKQVQTLLTADARVKQVRINRAAASLVIQYDDAGLTELELGMYLLQILEQAETPPTAAPPEPPAADSYP, encoded by the coding sequence ATGACAGATACTGCGGCAGCCATCAGTGCGCCCACACCGGAGACAACCGTAGCCAGCCGGATCGGGGCATGGCTCGATACTTATAGCGAAATTGCGATGATTTTGCCGGTCGTGGCGGGCTTGCTCACGACGAATCAACTGCGATTACGGGGGGCGCAGGCGCTTTTGGTGAATTTGTTGATTGCGGCGATTGTGCGCCAAGGTGTGGGCCAGTTACGGGAACAAGCCCAGGCCACCCCACCGCCGACACCACCTCATCCTGCGACGGATGCAGCGGGAGAAGACGGGGCGATCGCCTCCAATGACTATGTGATTGTCCATGCTGTTCCAGGGCGAATTCGGTTACGCATTCCTCGGCTACGGGGCGATCGCCTCTATGCCAAACAGGTACAAACCCTATTGACAGCCGATGCGCGGGTGAAGCAGGTGCGGATCAATCGCGCTGCGGCATCCCTGGTGATTCAATACGATGATGCGGGCCTGACGGAATTGGAATTGGGGATGTATTTGTTACAGATTTTAGAACAGGCGGAAACTCCCCCCACGGCTGCACCGCCTGAACCGCCTGCTGCTGATTCCTACCCTTAA
- a CDS encoding heavy metal translocating P-type ATPase, whose product MTVCVVSPPPADQGWIVHGMPGRLRLRLPLLACDRTALAHLEQDLSRIIGVMTVRINRAARSVILSYRIQVIQESALAAQVWDCWQRCPKKTASTVVSPNLPRFSGSDLLTPLPALARAELGWPMLATGLGLVGRWPRLAWLRSLAALALLKAAWPIVQRALRSVVQTRRLNIDCLDFLVLSLSAAQGKLITPALVIALHELGDAIREQTARATEVRTADLLDAIGRWAWVQTEPDHPPQQIPSDRVEVGAVVIVYPGEQIPVDGVVLKGEALVDQQGLTGEAMPVVCQPGTAVLASTLVRSGQIYIRAERVGMNTRAALSLALLQKAPVQDTRMANYAEQLADRLIWPSLILGAIVLITTRDPSRVAAILTLDFVTGVRVSMPTAFLGALNHTTRHGILVRSGRTLEQLAEIDTVVFDKTGTLTQGAIVVTEIQPARADLTADDLLQLAAAAEQRLNHPVAEAICQAARDRALTLPSRDTWQYEVGLGIQAIIDRREVHVGSERFLTEIGINIPPNGPRSTSDSQIFIARDREFLGSITYSDPLRAESSALIQTLQTEYGINIYLLTGDTPARAQQVAQTLGIPRDQVYAHAFPDEKARIVRDLHQGGRTVAFVGDGLNDSVALAYADVSISFAHGAEIARETADVVLMNDDLRDLLEAISIAHQTRNLIDQNVALVVVPNLAALGLATTWGLNPLIATAIHNGSAIAAGLNSLRPLVEHQLDGGSRRQFPPSPEAG is encoded by the coding sequence ATGACTGTTTGTGTTGTATCACCGCCTCCTGCGGATCAGGGGTGGATTGTCCATGGGATGCCGGGGCGGTTGCGGTTGCGCTTGCCGCTGCTGGCTTGCGATCGCACCGCCCTAGCCCACCTGGAACAGGACTTAAGCCGCATCATCGGGGTCATGACGGTACGCATTAATCGAGCGGCGCGATCGGTGATTCTGAGTTATCGCATCCAGGTGATTCAGGAATCTGCCTTGGCCGCTCAGGTGTGGGACTGTTGGCAACGGTGTCCGAAAAAAACCGCCAGCACCGTCGTCTCCCCGAATCTTCCCCGGTTCTCCGGGTCAGACCTGCTCACCCCATTGCCCGCCTTGGCCCGTGCAGAATTGGGCTGGCCGATGTTGGCAACCGGCCTTGGACTGGTGGGGCGCTGGCCGCGGTTGGCGTGGCTGCGATCGCTGGCAGCCTTGGCCCTCCTCAAAGCAGCTTGGCCGATTGTCCAACGAGCCTTGCGGAGTGTGGTGCAAACCCGTCGCTTAAACATTGACTGTCTTGATTTTCTGGTGTTGAGTTTGAGTGCAGCCCAGGGAAAACTGATCACCCCCGCCTTGGTGATCGCCCTCCATGAACTAGGGGATGCCATCCGAGAACAAACCGCCCGGGCCACGGAAGTCCGCACGGCTGATTTACTCGATGCGATCGGCCGCTGGGCATGGGTGCAAACCGAACCCGACCATCCCCCCCAGCAAATTCCCAGCGATCGGGTCGAGGTGGGGGCGGTGGTGATCGTCTATCCCGGCGAACAGATTCCCGTGGATGGGGTCGTGCTCAAAGGGGAAGCGCTGGTGGATCAACAGGGTTTAACCGGGGAAGCAATGCCCGTCGTCTGTCAACCAGGAACAGCGGTGTTGGCTTCGACCTTGGTGCGATCGGGACAGATCTACATCCGGGCGGAGCGCGTCGGGATGAATACCCGGGCAGCGTTGAGTTTAGCCCTGTTACAAAAAGCCCCCGTTCAGGATACCCGCATGGCTAACTATGCCGAACAACTCGCCGATCGCCTCATTTGGCCCTCGCTGATCCTAGGGGCGATTGTGTTAATCACGACCCGTGATCCGTCCCGTGTCGCGGCGATTTTGACCCTGGATTTTGTCACCGGTGTGCGGGTTTCGATGCCCACTGCCTTCCTGGGGGCGTTGAACCATACCACCCGCCACGGCATCCTCGTGCGCAGTGGTCGCACCCTCGAACAATTGGCGGAAATTGATACGGTGGTTTTTGATAAAACCGGCACATTAACCCAAGGGGCGATCGTGGTAACCGAGATCCAGCCTGCCCGCGCTGATCTCACCGCCGATGACCTCCTTCAACTGGCCGCAGCAGCGGAACAGCGCCTCAACCATCCGGTGGCTGAGGCGATCTGTCAGGCGGCCCGCGATCGCGCCTTAACCCTGCCGAGCCGCGACACCTGGCAATACGAAGTCGGATTAGGCATACAAGCGATCATCGATAGGCGCGAAGTTCATGTAGGGAGTGAACGCTTCTTAACAGAAATTGGCATTAATATCCCCCCGAATGGCCCCCGTTCGACCTCCGATTCTCAGATCTTCATTGCCCGCGATCGCGAATTCCTCGGCAGCATCACCTACAGCGATCCCCTCCGCGCCGAAAGTTCCGCCCTCATCCAAACCCTACAAACCGAATACGGCATCAACATCTACCTCCTCACCGGAGATACACCCGCCCGCGCCCAACAAGTGGCCCAAACCCTCGGCATTCCCCGCGATCAGGTTTACGCCCACGCCTTCCCCGACGAAAAAGCCCGCATCGTCCGCGACCTGCATCAAGGCGGGCGCACCGTTGCCTTTGTGGGGGATGGCTTAAATGATTCCGTGGCGCTGGCCTATGCCGATGTGTCGATTTCCTTTGCCCATGGTGCGGAAATTGCCAGAGAAACCGCCGATGTTGTGCTGATGAATGATGATCTGCGGGATCTACTAGAAGCGATTTCCATTGCTCACCAAACTCGCAATCTCATCGATCAAAATGTGGCGCTGGTGGTAGTACCGAACCTCGCCGCCCTGGGTTTAGCCACCACCTGGGGACTCAATCCCCTCATCGCCACGGCCATCCATAATGGCTCGGCGATCGCCGCCGGACTCAACAGCCTTCGCCCCCTCGTTGAACACCAACTTGATGGCGGCAGTCGTCGCCAATTTCCCCCCAGTCCTGAGGCTGGTTGA
- a CDS encoding DUF5132 domain-containing protein has product MTQLTNMGNAVVAQTLRSRIAELTRNPSTRTVLVGVTAVALTPVVLPLVRPLLKSTIKSGVLVYEKAKGAIAETAEMVADVAAEARAEAHGLTTLPATESTSQES; this is encoded by the coding sequence ATGACACAGTTAACGAATATGGGAAATGCTGTTGTTGCTCAAACCTTGCGCTCTAGAATCGCAGAGTTGACGAGAAATCCTAGTACGCGCACGGTATTAGTTGGGGTGACCGCCGTGGCATTGACTCCGGTGGTGTTGCCCTTGGTTCGACCCCTGCTAAAAAGCACAATTAAATCTGGGGTGTTAGTCTATGAAAAGGCAAAAGGTGCGATCGCAGAAACGGCGGAAATGGTAGCCGATGTTGCGGCGGAAGCGCGTGCCGAAGCCCATGGACTCACAACCCTGCCCGCCACAGAATCCACATCTCAAGAGTCCTAA
- a CDS encoding sensor histidine kinase, translating to MFKATRRRLTLWYAAVTAVLLLCFATGVYFYVRSTLIDRMDDTLKHVVEVVERSLIVEPFPASEGGDRLNVEASFRHNGDVVEADHIDLEWFSPTGQLLWSTFDQPPTLPLQLNRHGQTIHLSPDHLLRQVTKRIERGRQVLGYLRVSHPWFEVTKPIQQLIFDLTLGTLAMIGGVAGIGWLLSGLAMQPIGESYQQLKQFTADASHELRNPIAMIQANVQTALSYGDPQMQHHQLQVVERLTQRLGRLVNDLLFLARSDSGILQPTGQALPLDALLIEVLEEQRLVAAQAGVALSLQISTPNGADCEDETLFAVQGDWDQLARMLTNLISNALDSTRSHSPHPQAVTVTLTRRSLHLVIEIADTGIGIPAAALPHLFDRFYRVDPARSRQSGSTITTGTGLGLAIVRAIVDQHQGEITVQSQPDHGTTFTILLPALTPLTLNHPSKTAPGL from the coding sequence ATGTTTAAAGCAACGCGACGACGGTTGACGCTGTGGTATGCGGCAGTGACGGCGGTGTTGCTCCTCTGTTTTGCGACGGGGGTTTATTTTTATGTGCGCAGCACCTTGATCGATCGCATGGATGACACGTTGAAACATGTGGTGGAGGTGGTGGAGCGATCGCTGATTGTTGAACCCTTTCCGGCCAGCGAGGGGGGCGATCGCCTCAACGTCGAAGCCAGTTTTCGCCACAATGGGGATGTGGTGGAAGCGGATCACATTGATCTTGAATGGTTCAGCCCCACCGGGCAATTACTCTGGTCTACCTTCGACCAACCGCCCACCCTCCCCCTCCAACTCAATCGCCACGGCCAAACCATTCACCTCTCCCCCGATCACCTCCTGCGCCAAGTCACCAAACGGATCGAACGGGGGCGGCAAGTCCTCGGCTATCTTCGCGTCAGTCATCCCTGGTTTGAAGTCACCAAACCGATTCAGCAGTTGATTTTTGACCTGACCTTGGGGACATTGGCGATGATTGGCGGTGTGGCGGGGATTGGCTGGCTCCTGTCCGGGTTGGCGATGCAGCCCATCGGCGAATCCTACCAACAACTGAAGCAGTTTACCGCCGATGCCTCCCACGAACTGCGCAACCCGATCGCCATGATTCAAGCCAATGTGCAAACGGCCCTGAGCTACGGTGATCCACAGATGCAGCACCATCAGTTACAGGTGGTGGAACGGTTGACCCAACGCCTGGGGCGGTTGGTGAATGATCTGCTCTTTTTGGCGCGATCCGATAGTGGCATTTTGCAGCCCACGGGGCAGGCGTTGCCCTTGGATGCGTTGTTGATTGAGGTGCTCGAAGAGCAGCGGCTCGTGGCGGCTCAGGCGGGGGTGGCTTTGTCATTGCAGATTTCCACGCCCAACGGGGCAGATTGTGAGGATGAGACGCTGTTTGCGGTGCAGGGGGATTGGGATCAGTTGGCGCGGATGCTGACGAATTTGATTAGTAATGCCTTGGATAGCACCCGATCGCACTCCCCCCACCCCCAGGCCGTGACCGTTACCTTAACGCGGCGATCGCTCCATCTCGTCATTGAAATCGCCGACACCGGGATCGGCATTCCAGCGGCAGCCTTGCCCCATTTGTTTGATCGGTTTTATCGGGTTGATCCGGCGCGATCGCGGCAATCTGGCAGCACCATCACCACCGGCACAGGCCTAGGGTTAGCGATCGTGCGGGCGATCGTCGATCAGCACCAGGGTGAAATTACGGTACAGAGCCAACCCGACCACGGAACCACCTTCACCATCCTGCTCCCCGCCCTCACCCCCTTAACTCTCAACCATCCCAGCAAGACCGCCCCAGGTCTGTGA